One region of Arthrobacter sp. StoSoilB22 genomic DNA includes:
- a CDS encoding alpha/beta fold hydrolase: MTGRHTMEQHGHTVEGTDPGLFVEVHEPTTDAGLRPVLLIHGFSSSTKLNWVDSGWITTLQDAGRRVITVDLPGHGRSHSPEDLDSYTPSRIRADLLQIVTDAGARPLREGDPSTGLDVIGYSLGSRLAWEFGATQPDLVHRIVLGGPSSADPLAAFDLVAAQRHLADGTPIEDGSTAGLLKMAQMLPSNNLFAMLSLIEAIKGEPFDPAEAAPHMPLLLVAGEKDERAATMPELASIAGKRGGMVETLVIPGRTHTNVITSRAFKEAAVEFLGV; the protein is encoded by the coding sequence ATGACCGGAAGGCACACCATGGAACAGCACGGGCACACAGTGGAGGGCACCGACCCCGGACTGTTCGTGGAAGTCCATGAGCCGACTACCGACGCCGGGCTGCGCCCCGTCCTGCTGATCCATGGCTTCTCTTCCTCCACGAAACTGAACTGGGTGGACAGCGGTTGGATCACCACGCTTCAGGACGCAGGGCGCCGGGTCATCACCGTAGACCTGCCCGGTCACGGCCGGAGCCACTCCCCTGAGGACCTGGATTCGTACACGCCCAGCCGCATCCGCGCCGACCTTCTCCAAATAGTGACCGACGCCGGCGCCCGGCCCCTGCGCGAAGGCGATCCTTCCACGGGACTGGACGTCATTGGCTACTCGCTCGGTTCCAGGCTGGCGTGGGAGTTCGGCGCCACCCAGCCGGACCTCGTTCACCGCATCGTCCTGGGCGGGCCGAGCTCGGCGGATCCGTTGGCAGCTTTCGACCTCGTGGCCGCGCAGCGGCATCTGGCCGACGGTACACCCATCGAGGACGGGTCCACGGCAGGCCTGCTGAAGATGGCCCAAATGCTTCCAAGCAACAACCTGTTTGCCATGTTGTCGCTCATCGAAGCCATCAAGGGCGAACCTTTCGATCCTGCAGAGGCCGCCCCTCACATGCCACTGCTGCTCGTGGCAGGAGAGAAAGACGAACGGGCAGCCACCATGCCGGAGCTGGCCTCCATTGCCGGCAAGCGTGGCGGCATGGTGGAGACCCTGGTGATCCCGGGACGCACCCACACCAATGTCATTACTAGCCGGGCTTTCAAGGAAGCTGCGGTCGAGTTCCTCGGCGTGTAG
- a CDS encoding MarR family transcriptional regulator, giving the protein MNKPIGYWIKRLDAALEIQLDATLARIKLTRRQWHTLGTLSEGAMRPDRLEDILQPLWGGDSRLRERELAALVGRGMIIMIDDRLALSDRGREKYHEAQRLVEDARQDLSMGIGIDEYAMALSVLERMSLNAERLAR; this is encoded by the coding sequence GTGAACAAGCCCATCGGATATTGGATCAAGAGGCTCGACGCCGCACTGGAAATACAGCTGGACGCCACCCTGGCCAGGATCAAACTCACCCGGCGCCAATGGCACACCTTGGGCACGCTATCGGAGGGTGCCATGCGGCCGGATCGATTGGAGGACATCCTGCAGCCGCTGTGGGGCGGCGATTCCCGGCTGCGCGAACGCGAACTTGCGGCCTTGGTGGGGCGGGGAATGATCATCATGATCGACGACAGGCTGGCGCTGAGCGACCGGGGCCGCGAGAAATACCACGAGGCCCAGCGCTTGGTGGAAGATGCGCGTCAGGACCTGTCCATGGGCATAGGCATTGACGAGTACGCGATGGCCCTGAGCGTGTTGGAGCGCATGAGCCTGAACGCGGAGCGACTGGCCCGCTGA
- a CDS encoding phosphoribosyltransferase family protein has product MGMRFKDRAEAGRRLAEALPQLRERPDTIVLGLARGGVPVAAAAAAELYLPFGAVLVRKLGIPGRDETAFGALAWSQGDVLRMVNRPLKELILAHGISQSALDAVETHERSELIRRAHKYPGIEHDLRGKTVVLADDGLATGATMRAAVEAVRAGGAGTVIAAVPVASLEASTSLARVCDVVIALHTPGKFHAVGAFYERFEQLSDADVVGQLEGAGASGRK; this is encoded by the coding sequence ATGGGCATGCGTTTCAAGGACCGCGCGGAAGCCGGTCGACGCCTGGCTGAAGCACTCCCCCAACTGAGGGAACGGCCAGACACCATCGTCCTGGGCCTGGCCCGTGGTGGAGTCCCGGTAGCCGCAGCCGCGGCCGCAGAACTGTACCTGCCGTTTGGCGCCGTGCTGGTCCGAAAATTGGGGATCCCCGGCCGTGACGAGACCGCTTTCGGGGCGCTGGCGTGGTCGCAGGGCGACGTCCTGCGAATGGTCAACAGGCCCCTGAAGGAGCTCATTCTCGCGCACGGAATCTCCCAGTCCGCTTTGGATGCCGTGGAAACCCATGAACGTTCCGAACTCATCCGCCGTGCCCACAAATACCCCGGCATCGAGCACGATCTTCGCGGAAAAACAGTGGTGTTGGCCGACGACGGACTGGCCACCGGCGCCACCATGCGGGCAGCCGTGGAGGCCGTCCGGGCCGGCGGGGCCGGCACCGTCATCGCTGCAGTGCCGGTCGCCTCCCTGGAGGCCTCAACCTCCTTGGCCCGGGTCTGCGACGTTGTGATCGCGTTGCACACGCCCGGCAAGTTCCATGCAGTTGGCGCATTTTATGAACGCTTCGAGCAATTGTCCGACGCCGACGTCGTAGGCCAGTTGGAAGGTGCCGGTGCCAGCGGCCGTAAGTAG
- a CDS encoding MFS transporter — protein sequence MTATSTVDSPSGPSSKREERRVLAGTLVGTTIEWYDFFIFAQLTATLLAPLFLSPLEKSNPGVAQLLSFATIGISFLFRPLGAFVAGHLGDRMGRKAVLVMTLVMMGAATALIGLLPTYATIGLWAPVLLITLRVVQGFSAGGEWGGAALMAVEHAPLKKRGLFGAYPQIGVPIGMILATGLLFLLQSGMSKEDFASWGWRVPFLLSVVLIVVGYLIRRAVGESPVFKEIAQRKAESKAPLGELFRKNKKEVVLAALIFIANNAAGYLLIAFFISYATRTLKMPTPQVLLATTIASFGWLIFTMVGGWLSDKIGRVKTFLIGYGLVFAWMIPMFVLIDSKDIVLYGTALFVLTIGLGLSYGPMSAMYAEMFPAQVRYSGISIGYALGAILGGAFAPLIAQALLDTTKWSGSVGIYIMVLCVISAIGVILAKETRGRPLGYSVHH from the coding sequence ATGACCGCAACTTCCACTGTCGACTCTCCGTCAGGACCCAGCAGCAAGCGCGAGGAGCGCAGGGTACTGGCCGGGACGTTGGTGGGCACCACCATTGAGTGGTACGACTTCTTCATTTTCGCCCAGCTCACCGCCACCCTGTTGGCGCCGTTGTTCCTTTCTCCCTTGGAGAAGTCCAACCCGGGAGTAGCCCAGCTCCTGTCTTTCGCCACGATCGGCATCAGCTTCCTGTTCCGTCCCCTCGGGGCCTTTGTGGCCGGACACCTCGGCGACAGGATGGGCCGCAAGGCTGTGCTTGTCATGACGCTGGTGATGATGGGTGCTGCCACTGCGCTGATCGGCCTACTGCCCACCTACGCCACTATTGGCCTTTGGGCCCCCGTCCTGCTGATCACCCTGCGCGTTGTCCAGGGATTCTCGGCCGGTGGGGAATGGGGCGGCGCTGCACTGATGGCCGTGGAGCATGCACCTCTGAAGAAGCGCGGGCTTTTCGGCGCCTACCCGCAGATCGGTGTTCCGATCGGCATGATCCTGGCCACGGGGCTGTTGTTCCTGCTGCAGTCGGGGATGTCCAAGGAAGACTTTGCCTCTTGGGGATGGCGTGTGCCGTTCCTGCTGTCCGTGGTCCTCATCGTGGTGGGATACCTGATCCGTCGCGCCGTTGGTGAGAGCCCCGTCTTCAAGGAGATCGCCCAGCGCAAGGCTGAAAGCAAGGCGCCCCTGGGTGAACTGTTCCGTAAGAACAAGAAAGAAGTTGTTCTTGCTGCCTTGATCTTCATCGCCAACAACGCTGCCGGCTACCTGCTGATCGCCTTCTTCATCTCCTACGCCACACGTACCTTGAAGATGCCTACGCCTCAGGTCTTGCTGGCCACCACCATTGCGTCCTTCGGGTGGCTCATCTTCACCATGGTGGGCGGTTGGTTGTCGGACAAGATTGGTCGCGTCAAGACGTTCCTGATCGGTTATGGCCTGGTCTTCGCGTGGATGATTCCCATGTTTGTGCTGATCGATTCCAAGGACATCGTGCTCTACGGAACTGCACTGTTCGTCCTCACTATCGGACTGGGTCTGTCCTACGGTCCAATGTCCGCCATGTATGCGGAGATGTTCCCGGCCCAGGTCCGGTACTCGGGAATTTCCATCGGCTACGCGCTCGGTGCAATCCTGGGCGGCGCTTTCGCTCCGCTCATTGCCCAAGCTCTCCTGGATACCACCAAGTGGTCCGGATCGGTGGGCATCTACATCATGGTTCTCTGCGTGATCTCCGCAATTGGCGTGATTTTGGCCAAGGAAACCCGTGGCCGTCCGCTGGGGTACAGCGTCCACCACTAA
- a CDS encoding IclR family transcriptional regulator: MVRMNPRSDVKGPTEAPTQAPPSQTLSRGIRALEILAAAERPLSIAELTEALGVHRSVAYRILRTLEDHSLLVRDDSGRVQPGPGLSVLARGVSRSLQTAALPELTQLANTLHMTAFVAVWDHQECVNLVTVEPRHSGAALAQHPGNRHPIATGAPGIAIQSTMTEERWQQVGAPNPYRAEAHEARRLGYATSHDEVIAGLSSIAAPIRVPGGRPAAIAVVYIRLDQDPDEVGKALADSAARIESQLA; the protein is encoded by the coding sequence ATGGTTCGCATGAACCCCCGCAGCGACGTCAAGGGCCCAACGGAAGCACCAACGCAAGCTCCGCCGTCGCAAACCCTCTCACGCGGAATCCGCGCGCTGGAGATTCTGGCGGCCGCCGAAAGGCCCCTCAGCATCGCCGAACTCACCGAGGCCCTTGGCGTACACCGTTCCGTGGCCTACCGGATCCTGCGGACGCTGGAAGACCACTCGCTGCTGGTGCGCGACGACTCCGGGCGCGTTCAACCCGGCCCGGGCCTGTCCGTCCTGGCCCGCGGTGTTTCAAGAAGCCTGCAAACTGCGGCGCTGCCCGAGCTCACCCAACTTGCCAACACGCTGCATATGACCGCCTTCGTCGCAGTCTGGGACCACCAGGAGTGCGTCAACCTTGTCACCGTTGAACCGCGGCACTCCGGCGCCGCCCTGGCCCAGCACCCGGGCAACCGCCACCCCATCGCCACCGGCGCCCCCGGGATCGCCATCCAATCAACCATGACCGAAGAGCGCTGGCAGCAGGTAGGCGCTCCGAACCCCTACCGCGCCGAAGCCCACGAAGCCCGCCGCCTGGGGTACGCCACCAGCCACGACGAAGTCATTGCAGGATTGTCCTCCATTGCCGCCCCCATCAGGGTCCCGGGCGGGCGGCCGGCAGCGATCGCCGTCGTCTATATCCGCTTGGATCAGGACCCCGACGAAGTCGGCAAAGCGCTCGCGGACAGCGCTGCCCGAATCGAAAGCCAACTGGCCTGA
- a CDS encoding APC family permease encodes MSVDNPVKGSAPGAVSTKGRLGVPAVTFMIIAASAPLTVLAGGVTTTFAVTGVTGVPLSFLILGAILALFAVGYAAMSRHVTNAGAFYAYVAQGISRPAGVGASLIALMAYNLMQVGIYGLFGFTVSSLLSARLGISMPWWLPVLVCIAIVGWLGVNRVDLSAKVLGVLVALEFLVVIVYDVISLAVAPEGISAATLSPESLFVPGIGAVLSFGIAAFMGFESAAIYGEESKDPQRTVARATFAAVGIIAVFYAVSAWAMTVGAGPSAVIETATTNGPDMIFAFLGDHGGVLLSDIAQVLFVTSLFAALVSFHNAVARYFFSLGRERVLPSALAKVRTESGAPFAGSLAQTVIAVVVTVAFAIAGAGSELGELYPVLTMFTWLTNSGAMGLVLLMTVVSVAVIGFFRRQQHGAGLWVRVIAPGLGFVLLAIVFVLIMANFNVLLGQTESTAATFVLPMLVLLPGLVGVMWGLRLRRSQPDVYARIGHGSEG; translated from the coding sequence ATGAGCGTGGACAACCCCGTCAAGGGCAGCGCCCCCGGAGCCGTAAGCACCAAGGGTCGGCTCGGCGTACCGGCAGTAACCTTCATGATTATCGCGGCCTCGGCGCCGCTGACCGTGCTGGCGGGCGGCGTGACCACCACTTTCGCGGTCACCGGGGTCACCGGCGTGCCGTTGTCCTTCTTGATCCTTGGTGCAATTCTGGCGCTTTTCGCCGTGGGATACGCCGCCATGAGCCGGCACGTCACCAACGCAGGAGCGTTTTACGCATACGTTGCGCAGGGCATCTCAAGGCCAGCCGGGGTGGGCGCGTCACTGATCGCCCTCATGGCATACAACCTGATGCAAGTGGGCATCTACGGGCTGTTCGGCTTTACGGTCTCGTCACTGCTGTCCGCCCGCCTTGGTATCAGCATGCCGTGGTGGCTCCCCGTGCTGGTGTGCATCGCGATCGTCGGATGGCTGGGGGTGAACAGGGTGGACCTGTCCGCTAAAGTCCTTGGCGTCCTGGTGGCACTGGAGTTCCTGGTGGTCATTGTGTACGACGTCATCAGCCTCGCGGTGGCTCCAGAAGGTATCAGCGCTGCAACTCTAAGCCCCGAAAGCCTGTTCGTTCCCGGTATCGGAGCGGTACTCTCCTTCGGCATCGCCGCTTTCATGGGATTCGAATCCGCCGCCATTTATGGTGAAGAGTCCAAGGACCCACAACGCACGGTCGCAAGGGCAACGTTTGCTGCGGTTGGCATCATCGCTGTCTTCTATGCAGTCTCTGCCTGGGCCATGACCGTGGGAGCGGGACCGTCCGCCGTGATTGAGACTGCCACCACTAATGGCCCGGACATGATCTTCGCCTTCCTGGGCGACCACGGTGGCGTGTTGCTCAGCGACATCGCCCAGGTCCTCTTTGTCACCAGCCTCTTCGCCGCACTCGTTAGCTTCCACAACGCGGTGGCCCGCTATTTTTTCTCCCTGGGTCGCGAGCGCGTCCTGCCGTCTGCGCTGGCGAAGGTGCGGACCGAAAGCGGGGCGCCGTTCGCCGGTTCGCTGGCGCAGACGGTGATTGCCGTCGTCGTAACCGTCGCCTTTGCCATTGCCGGTGCGGGTTCCGAACTGGGCGAGCTGTACCCCGTGCTGACCATGTTCACATGGCTCACCAACAGCGGAGCCATGGGGCTCGTGCTGCTCATGACCGTAGTGTCGGTGGCGGTGATCGGGTTCTTCCGCCGGCAGCAGCACGGGGCGGGCCTGTGGGTCAGGGTGATCGCTCCCGGCCTGGGGTTCGTGCTTCTGGCTATCGTCTTTGTGCTCATCATGGCCAACTTCAACGTCTTGCTGGGGCAGACCGAGTCAACGGCGGCGACGTTCGTCCTCCCGATGCTGGTGCTGCTGCCTGGGCTGGTTGGCGTCATGTGGGGATTGCGGCTCCGGCGCTCTCAGCCTGACGTGTACGCCCGGATCGGCCATGGCTCGGAGGGCTAA
- a CDS encoding helix-turn-helix domain-containing protein yields MTVAADMGPATVETIVAESFQEWSKAISSSFVPLLATGPNSSSFPGTDFHGMMRARVLGQISVVEITAGPHTVLRTPELIAKSTGRFFKLSIQLGGSGRLVQDEREAVLRPGDLSIYDTSRPYQLTFDDDFRTLVLMFPHVLLDLPAEAMGHVTALRIPGDEGLGELISPFLVKLADNLEALSGANGLRLVHNALDLVTTLFNGELDQLIETGRDPHLLLLGRIHDYIEANLGDPGLSPGSIAAAHYISTRHLHDLFQEIGTTVASSIRQRRLERCRRDLRDPVLADRPVTAIAARWGFTDAAHFSRIFRAAFGNSPTGYRSAA; encoded by the coding sequence ATGACCGTCGCGGCTGATATGGGCCCCGCAACTGTGGAAACCATTGTGGCGGAGTCGTTCCAGGAGTGGAGCAAAGCAATCTCCAGCTCTTTCGTGCCCCTGCTGGCTACGGGCCCCAACAGCTCTTCCTTCCCGGGCACTGACTTCCACGGCATGATGAGGGCACGAGTGCTGGGGCAGATCTCCGTGGTGGAGATTACAGCCGGGCCCCACACTGTGCTTCGCACGCCGGAGCTGATTGCCAAGTCCACGGGGCGCTTTTTCAAACTCAGCATCCAGCTCGGTGGATCGGGCCGCCTGGTTCAGGACGAGCGCGAGGCCGTGCTCCGCCCCGGGGACCTCTCCATCTACGACACCTCGCGTCCGTATCAATTAACCTTCGACGACGACTTCCGCACGTTGGTGCTCATGTTCCCGCACGTTTTGTTGGACTTGCCCGCCGAAGCCATGGGACATGTGACAGCCTTGCGAATTCCGGGCGATGAGGGCCTGGGCGAGCTCATCAGCCCCTTCCTGGTGAAACTGGCCGACAACCTTGAGGCCCTCTCCGGGGCCAATGGACTCCGGTTGGTCCACAACGCCTTGGACCTGGTCACTACACTTTTCAACGGTGAGCTCGATCAACTGATCGAGACGGGCAGGGATCCGCATCTGCTGCTGCTTGGCCGCATTCACGACTACATCGAGGCCAACCTCGGTGATCCTGGACTCTCCCCCGGAAGCATTGCCGCGGCCCACTACATCTCAACGCGGCATCTGCACGACCTCTTCCAGGAAATCGGGACCACGGTAGCCTCCTCCATCAGGCAACGGCGACTGGAACGGTGCCGGCGGGACCTTAGAGATCCTGTGCTGGCCGATCGACCTGTAACAGCCATCGCGGCGCGGTGGGGGTTCACCGATGCAGCCCATTTCAGCCGCATCTTCCGCGCAGCTTTCGGGAACTCCCCCACCGGCTACCGCAGTGCCGCATAG
- a CDS encoding MFS transporter, giving the protein MEKTSVTSQPAPQAPSRPSRLPGRFARLPELAGPGFLPLGLFARLPLAMLTVGTLTLVTAVSHSYAIGGMAAGAVGIGSAVGAPVLGSLADRAGQRIVLLVAAVVNTLAVVGLLAAAYLTTGYGSEGEAAGVLIVAFLAGASCPQVGPMARVRWMALTTRNLSPAAANGARSVAANRADLDTALSYEGTADEVTFVLGPALVGVLASLVAPWLPLALAAVMTITLVPAFAVHPSQHAVVPAPRKPRTGVAPSNGQASIGEHSAQVPAQRRHRWAGAVVAVPVVAMVCMGTFFGATQNALSAFSAQYATAEIAGLLYAVMGLSSAVAALSVAFWPQRFSLASRWVAAALAMSVLSLLLLLPAGIWPMIFVLLILGIPVGPVMVTVFSIGGVVAPAGRMATVMTALASGIVAGTALGSYLAGQLAQTQGPGAAFVVSMAAAAGLLLLGVLTSLVMMRQPQG; this is encoded by the coding sequence ATGGAAAAAACTTCTGTAACGTCACAGCCTGCACCCCAGGCTCCCTCCCGCCCCTCCCGCCTGCCGGGCCGTTTCGCTCGGCTGCCTGAACTGGCGGGACCTGGTTTCCTGCCCTTGGGGCTCTTCGCCAGGCTACCCTTGGCCATGCTGACCGTGGGCACCCTGACCTTGGTCACAGCCGTCAGCCACTCCTACGCCATCGGCGGCATGGCAGCCGGAGCCGTCGGTATCGGCTCGGCGGTGGGGGCTCCCGTCCTGGGCTCCCTGGCCGACAGAGCCGGGCAACGGATCGTGCTGCTTGTGGCGGCAGTGGTCAACACCCTTGCTGTAGTGGGGCTCCTTGCTGCTGCGTACCTCACTACCGGTTACGGTTCCGAGGGCGAGGCGGCTGGTGTCCTCATTGTGGCCTTTCTCGCTGGCGCCAGTTGTCCCCAGGTGGGGCCCATGGCCCGTGTTCGGTGGATGGCGCTGACCACCCGTAATTTGTCCCCGGCTGCAGCAAACGGGGCCAGAAGCGTAGCAGCCAACCGGGCCGACCTTGATACCGCTCTGTCCTATGAAGGCACCGCTGACGAGGTCACTTTTGTCCTGGGCCCCGCCTTGGTGGGTGTTCTTGCCAGCTTGGTGGCACCCTGGTTGCCGCTCGCTTTGGCCGCTGTCATGACCATCACCCTGGTTCCGGCCTTCGCCGTCCATCCAAGCCAACACGCGGTGGTGCCCGCACCCCGCAAGCCGCGTACCGGCGTCGCGCCTTCCAATGGACAAGCCTCTATTGGCGAGCACTCCGCCCAAGTCCCTGCGCAGCGGCGTCATCGTTGGGCCGGAGCCGTGGTGGCCGTTCCCGTGGTGGCCATGGTGTGCATGGGTACGTTCTTTGGAGCTACCCAGAACGCGCTGAGTGCCTTCTCGGCGCAGTACGCTACGGCCGAGATCGCCGGACTGCTGTATGCAGTGATGGGGCTTAGTTCAGCTGTGGCGGCGCTGTCTGTAGCTTTCTGGCCGCAACGGTTCAGTCTGGCTTCCCGTTGGGTCGCCGCAGCGCTGGCGATGTCCGTTTTGTCGCTCCTGTTGCTTCTCCCTGCTGGTATTTGGCCCATGATCTTTGTCCTGCTGATACTGGGAATCCCCGTGGGGCCAGTGATGGTCACCGTCTTCAGCATCGGCGGCGTGGTGGCTCCAGCCGGTCGCATGGCCACTGTGATGACGGCGCTCGCCAGCGGAATCGTGGCAGGAACAGCGTTGGGCTCCTACCTGGCCGGGCAATTGGCGCAAACGCAGGGGCCGGGCGCAGCCTTTGTCGTCTCGATGGCGGCTGCAGCAGGGCTGTTGCTGCTGGGTGTCCTCACATCCTTGGTGATGATGCGCCAACCTCAGGGGTAA